In the genome of Mycobacterium kansasii ATCC 12478, one region contains:
- a CDS encoding RND family transporter, whose amino-acid sequence MNAHDDTRPRFMRAVRTFAVPIIVAWLLLTIAVNVLVPWIEFVARSHAVTMSPQDAPAMIAAKHMGKKFQEFDSDSIVMLVLESDKPLGEEAHRYYDGLVKKLQADHKHVQHLQDLWGDPVTAAGAQSTDGKAAYAQINTAGDQGSTLGNESVDAVRKIVDDSHPPAGIKAYVTGPAALTTDMNEAADKSMFKMMGVTGVVIMIMLAIVYRSVSTVLLVLFMVFLEMLTARGVIAILGYKDLLGFSTFVVAMLSSLAIAAGTDYAIFLIGRYQEARQAGEDRETAYYTMFRGTYHVILGSGLTIAGASFCLHFARLAYFKALGIPSALGLLVVIAGALTVAPAVVVVASRFGLLDPKRMIKVRGWRRIGTATVRWPGPIFVASLLIALVGMLVVPGMKISYNDRFYIPQHLPSNIGYAAAERHFSPSRMNPDILMVEADHDMRNSSDMIILDRIAKNIFRTPGIERIQSITRPLGSPIEHTSIPFQISMQAIPIQENLQFMRDRMADMRKMSDDLGAMVGSMERMYGLLGQLSSTTHRMVGDMNDMKATLDEMRDHLADFDDFARPLRGYLYWEQHCFNIPVCWAARSVFEAIDGVDKFSENMQTLLKDMNNVDALLPQLLAEFPPIIAVAKSMQGTLLTLHSSFSGLVTQMSRMTDTASAMGQAFDSSKADDYFYLPPEAFDNPDFQRGLKLFLSPDGKAARFIITHDADPATPKGIAAVKPELNAAHEAVKGTPLANAKFYLTGTAAVYNDIQTGSKYDLMIVGIAALTLIFVVMVIITRALVASLVIVGTVLISLGAAFGLSVLVWQHIFGLELNWIAPVFGLIILLAVGSDYNLLLVSRFQEEIGAGLRTGVIRSMGETGGVVTAAGLVFAFTMMSMVASDLRSIGQAGSTIGLGLLFDTLVVRSLMTPSIAALLGRWFWWPQRVRTRPASYMLRPFGPRRLVRSLLLGEPVDATPKPTALVGADHANP is encoded by the coding sequence ATGAACGCCCACGACGACACCCGCCCGAGATTCATGCGGGCTGTCCGCACGTTCGCCGTCCCGATCATTGTCGCCTGGCTGCTGCTGACGATCGCTGTGAACGTTCTCGTGCCCTGGATCGAATTCGTCGCGAGATCACACGCGGTGACGATGTCGCCGCAAGATGCGCCGGCGATGATCGCCGCGAAACACATGGGCAAGAAGTTCCAAGAATTCGATTCCGACAGCATCGTGATGCTTGTCCTGGAAAGCGATAAACCGCTCGGCGAAGAAGCCCATCGGTATTACGACGGCTTGGTGAAAAAGCTGCAGGCGGACCACAAACACGTGCAGCATCTGCAGGATTTGTGGGGAGACCCCGTCACCGCCGCCGGAGCTCAAAGCACTGACGGCAAAGCCGCATATGCGCAGATCAATACCGCGGGCGACCAAGGCAGCACCCTGGGCAACGAATCCGTCGACGCGGTCCGCAAGATCGTCGACGATTCGCACCCGCCCGCAGGAATCAAGGCCTACGTCACCGGCCCGGCAGCGCTCACCACCGACATGAACGAGGCCGCCGACAAAAGCATGTTCAAAATGATGGGCGTGACGGGCGTGGTCATCATGATCATGCTCGCGATTGTCTATCGCTCCGTCAGCACCGTGCTGCTCGTGCTCTTCATGGTCTTCCTCGAGATGCTGACGGCCAGGGGAGTCATTGCCATCCTCGGCTACAAGGACCTGTTGGGCTTTTCGACGTTCGTGGTCGCCATGTTGTCGTCCCTGGCCATTGCGGCGGGAACAGATTACGCGATATTCCTCATCGGGCGTTATCAGGAGGCGCGTCAGGCCGGCGAGGATCGGGAAACCGCCTACTACACGATGTTCCGCGGCACCTATCACGTCATCCTGGGCTCGGGGCTGACGATTGCCGGGGCGAGCTTCTGCCTGCATTTTGCGCGGCTGGCGTATTTCAAGGCGCTAGGCATTCCTTCCGCGCTGGGATTGCTCGTCGTGATCGCCGGTGCGTTGACGGTGGCACCGGCCGTTGTCGTGGTGGCCAGCCGGTTCGGTCTACTCGATCCCAAACGGATGATCAAGGTCCGCGGGTGGCGCCGGATCGGGACCGCCACCGTCCGCTGGCCCGGGCCGATCTTCGTGGCCTCGCTGCTCATCGCGCTGGTGGGCATGCTCGTGGTGCCGGGCATGAAGATCAGCTACAACGATCGCTTCTACATACCCCAGCATTTGCCGTCGAACATCGGATACGCCGCGGCAGAGCGTCATTTCAGCCCTTCCAGAATGAATCCCGACATTCTCATGGTCGAGGCCGATCACGACATGCGCAATTCGAGCGACATGATCATCCTGGACAGGATCGCCAAGAACATCTTCCGTACTCCGGGCATCGAGAGAATACAAAGCATTACCAGGCCGCTGGGAAGCCCCATCGAACACACTTCGATCCCGTTTCAGATCAGCATGCAAGCCATTCCGATCCAAGAGAATCTGCAATTCATGAGGGACCGGATGGCCGATATGCGCAAGATGAGCGACGACCTCGGTGCCATGGTCGGCTCGATGGAACGCATGTATGGCCTGCTCGGGCAGCTGAGCAGCACGACTCATCGCATGGTCGGTGACATGAACGACATGAAGGCCACGCTGGACGAGATGAGGGACCATCTGGCGGACTTCGACGATTTCGCGCGGCCGCTCCGCGGCTATTTGTATTGGGAGCAGCACTGTTTCAACATCCCGGTGTGCTGGGCCGCGAGGTCGGTATTCGAGGCGATCGACGGCGTGGACAAGTTCAGCGAGAACATGCAAACACTGCTCAAAGACATGAACAATGTCGACGCATTACTACCGCAACTGCTCGCGGAGTTCCCGCCCATCATCGCCGTCGCAAAATCCATGCAGGGAACGCTGCTGACCTTGCACAGCAGCTTCTCCGGATTGGTCACGCAAATGTCGCGGATGACCGACACCGCAAGCGCGATGGGTCAGGCTTTCGACTCCTCGAAGGCCGACGACTACTTCTATCTGCCGCCGGAAGCGTTCGACAATCCTGATTTCCAGCGCGGCCTGAAACTCTTCCTGTCGCCGGACGGTAAGGCCGCGCGCTTCATCATCACCCACGACGCGGACCCGGCGACTCCCAAGGGGATTGCGGCCGTCAAGCCGGAACTCAATGCCGCGCACGAAGCCGTCAAGGGCACACCGCTGGCCAACGCCAAGTTCTACCTCACCGGTACGGCAGCGGTCTACAACGATATCCAAACCGGCTCGAAGTACGACCTCATGATCGTCGGAATCGCCGCTCTGACACTGATATTCGTGGTGATGGTGATCATCACCCGGGCGCTGGTCGCCTCCCTGGTGATTGTCGGCACGGTGCTGATCTCGCTGGGCGCCGCCTTCGGGCTGTCCGTGCTGGTCTGGCAACACATCTTCGGTCTGGAGTTGAACTGGATCGCGCCGGTGTTCGGGCTGATCATTTTGCTGGCCGTGGGATCCGACTACAATCTGCTGCTGGTCTCGCGCTTTCAAGAGGAGATCGGCGCCGGGCTGAGGACGGGCGTCATCCGCTCGATGGGCGAAACCGGTGGGGTCGTCACCGCGGCGGGCCTGGTATTTGCCTTCACCATGATGTCCATGGTCGCCAGTGATCTGCGCTCCATCGGCCAGGCCGGCAGCACCATCGGCCTGGGTCTGCTGTTCGACACCCTGGTGGTGCGCTCGCTGATGACGCCGTCGATCGCCGCACTGCTCGGGCGCTGGTTCTGGTGGCCGCAGCGAGTGCGCACGCGCCCGGCCAGCTACATGCTGCGGCCGTTCGGGCCGCGCCGACTGGTTCGTTCCCTGCTGTTAGGCGAGCCCGTAGACGCGACCCCTAAACCTACGGCGCTCGTGGGCGCTGATCACGCCAACCCGTAA
- a CDS encoding precorrin-8X methylmutase yields MLDYIRDAAEIYRRSFATIRAEADLTRFPPDVARVVVRLIHTCGQVDVAEHVAYTGDVVARVRAALRDGAPVLCDSSMVAAGITAARLPANNQVVSLVAEPAAAELAARRQTTRSAAGVELWADRLAGAVMAIGNAPTALFRLLELVDDGVAAPVAVLGGPVGFVGSAQSKQELIERPRGMSYLVIRGRRGGSAMAAAAVNAIATDSE; encoded by the coding sequence GTGCTCGACTACATCCGCGACGCGGCCGAGATCTACCGTCGGTCGTTCGCGACCATCCGCGCCGAAGCCGACCTGACCCGGTTTCCCCCCGACGTGGCGCGCGTGGTGGTCCGGTTGATCCACACCTGCGGGCAGGTCGACGTCGCCGAGCACGTGGCCTACACCGGCGACGTGGTGGCCCGGGTCCGTGCGGCCCTGCGGGATGGGGCGCCGGTGCTGTGCGACTCCTCGATGGTGGCCGCCGGGATCACCGCCGCCCGGCTGCCCGCGAACAACCAGGTGGTGTCTCTGGTTGCGGAGCCGGCGGCGGCCGAGCTGGCCGCGCGTCGGCAGACCACCCGCTCGGCGGCCGGCGTGGAGCTGTGGGCCGACCGGCTGGCCGGCGCCGTGATGGCAATCGGCAACGCACCCACTGCCCTGTTCCGGTTGCTCGAATTGGTCGACGACGGGGTCGCGGCGCCGGTGGCGGTGCTGGGCGGGCCGGTCGGCTTCGTCGGTTCGGCCCAGTCCAAACAGGAGCTCATCGAGCGACCGCGCGGCATGTCGTATCTGGTGATACGAGGCCGCCGCGGCGGCAGCGCCATGGCCGCCGCGGCCGTCAACGCGATAGCCACCGATAGCGAATGA
- a CDS encoding precorrin-2 C(20)-methyltransferase, which yields MTRRGTLWGVGLGPGDPELVTVKAARVIGEADVVAYHSARHGRSIARGIAEPYLRAGQIEEHLVYPVTTETTGHPGGYAGALEDFYVQATERIAAHLDAGRNVALLAEGDPLFYSSYMHLHTRLTRRFNAVIVPGVTSVSAASAAIATPLVAGDEVLSVLPGTLPVAELTRRLADADAAVVLKLGRSYHTVREALSASGQLDDTFYVERASTAGQRVLPAADVDEATVPYFSLAMLPGGRRRASVVGSVAVVGLGPGDMDWMTPQSRRELACATDLIGYHTYLNRIPVRDGQRRHPSDNTDEPARARLACSLAEQGQAVAVVSSGDPGVFAMATAVLEEAKQWPDVQIRVIPAMTAAQAVASRVGAPLGHDYAVISLSDRLKPWDVIAARLTAAAAADLVLAIYNPASKTRIWQVGAMRDLLLEHREPGTPVVVGRDVSGPEEDVRVVRLADLNPADIDMRCLLIIGSSQTQWYSTDSGDRVFTPRRYPT from the coding sequence ATGACGCGCCGCGGCACGTTGTGGGGAGTCGGGCTGGGGCCCGGCGACCCGGAGTTGGTGACGGTCAAGGCCGCACGGGTGATCGGTGAGGCGGATGTAGTGGCGTATCACAGCGCCCGCCATGGCCGCAGCATCGCCCGTGGTATCGCCGAGCCGTATCTGCGAGCGGGACAGATCGAAGAACACCTGGTGTATCCGGTGACCACCGAGACCACCGGACATCCCGGCGGTTATGCCGGCGCGCTGGAGGACTTCTACGTGCAGGCCACCGAACGCATTGCCGCCCACCTCGACGCCGGGCGCAACGTGGCGCTGCTCGCCGAGGGCGACCCGCTGTTCTACAGCTCGTACATGCATTTGCACACCCGGCTGACTCGGCGGTTCAATGCCGTGATCGTTCCGGGGGTCACGTCGGTGAGCGCCGCCTCGGCGGCCATCGCAACCCCACTGGTGGCCGGCGACGAGGTGCTGTCGGTGCTGCCCGGGACGTTGCCGGTTGCCGAGCTGACCCGCCGGCTCGCCGACGCCGACGCCGCCGTGGTGCTCAAGCTCGGCCGTTCGTATCACACTGTGCGGGAAGCACTTTCGGCGTCCGGCCAACTCGACGACACCTTCTACGTGGAGCGGGCCAGCACCGCGGGGCAACGGGTGTTGCCGGCCGCCGACGTCGACGAGGCCACCGTGCCGTACTTCTCGCTGGCCATGCTCCCGGGGGGCCGGCGACGCGCGTCGGTCGTCGGTTCGGTCGCGGTGGTGGGCCTTGGCCCCGGCGACATGGACTGGATGACGCCGCAGAGCCGGCGCGAACTGGCGTGCGCGACCGACCTGATCGGCTACCACACCTACCTGAACCGCATTCCCGTACGTGACGGGCAGCGGCGCCATCCCAGCGACAACACCGACGAGCCCGCCCGCGCCCGGCTGGCCTGCTCGCTGGCCGAACAGGGACAAGCCGTCGCGGTGGTCTCGTCGGGCGATCCGGGCGTGTTCGCCATGGCCACCGCCGTGCTGGAAGAGGCGAAGCAGTGGCCGGACGTGCAGATCCGGGTGATTCCGGCGATGACCGCCGCCCAGGCGGTGGCCAGCCGGGTCGGGGCTCCGCTGGGCCACGACTATGCGGTGATCTCGCTGTCCGACCGGCTCAAGCCGTGGGACGTGATCGCCGCCCGGCTTACCGCCGCGGCCGCCGCCGATCTGGTGCTGGCGATCTACAACCCCGCCTCAAAGACGCGCATCTGGCAGGTCGGCGCGATGCGGGACTTGCTGCTCGAACATCGCGAGCCGGGCACGCCGGTGGTGGTCGGCCGCGACGTGTCGGGCCCTGAGGAAGATGTTCGGGTGGTGCGACTGGCTGACCTGAACCCTGCCGATATCGACATGCGCTGCCTGCTGATCATCGGCTCGTCCCAAACCCAGTGGTACTCAACCGATTCCGGTGACCGGGTATTCACACCGCGGCGCTACCCGACCTGA
- a CDS encoding bifunctional cobalt-precorrin-7 (C(5))-methyltransferase/cobalt-precorrin-6B (C(15))-methyltransferase, which translates to MIIVVGIGADGMPGLSNAARHELRRATVIYGSKRQLDLLDDTVTTARREWPSPMLPALQALPADGPDIHVVASGDPLLHGIGGTLIRLFGNARVTVLPHVSSVTLACARMGWNVHDTEVISLVTAAPHTAMRRGGHAIVLSKDRTTPKALAMLLNENGRGDSEFSVLEQLDGPHERRRHGTARQWATETRSDTDDLNVIAIRYLPDERASSLPDDAFAHDGQITKHGIRAVTLAALAPRPGERLWDVGAGSGSIAVEWCRSAAGCTAVAFERDERRRRNIERNATAFGVDIDVRAEAPGQFEGAPTPAAIFLGGGLTQPGLLDACLANLPANGRLVANAVTIESESLLAQVNSQYGGELRRFQHYHSEPLGGFTGWHPQRPVTQWTVTKVTKQ; encoded by the coding sequence ATGATCATCGTTGTCGGCATCGGCGCCGACGGCATGCCCGGCCTCTCGAACGCCGCAAGACACGAATTGCGAAGGGCCACAGTTATTTACGGTTCCAAACGGCAGCTCGACCTGCTCGACGACACGGTCACCACCGCAAGACGCGAGTGGCCGTCACCGATGCTGCCCGCCCTGCAGGCCTTGCCGGCCGATGGGCCGGACATTCATGTCGTGGCCAGCGGCGACCCGCTGCTGCACGGCATCGGCGGCACCCTGATCCGATTGTTCGGCAACGCCAGAGTCACCGTGTTGCCGCATGTGTCGTCGGTGACATTGGCATGCGCCCGAATGGGCTGGAACGTCCACGATACCGAGGTGATCAGCCTGGTCACCGCGGCGCCGCACACCGCGATGCGTCGTGGCGGTCACGCGATTGTCCTTTCGAAAGACCGAACCACCCCCAAGGCGCTGGCCATGCTGCTCAACGAAAACGGCCGTGGCGACTCCGAATTCAGTGTGCTCGAACAGCTCGACGGACCACATGAACGCCGCCGACACGGCACCGCGCGACAGTGGGCCACCGAAACCAGAAGCGACACAGACGATCTGAACGTGATCGCCATCCGCTACCTTCCCGACGAGCGCGCCTCATCACTGCCCGACGACGCATTCGCCCACGACGGTCAGATCACCAAGCATGGCATCCGGGCGGTTACCCTGGCCGCACTCGCGCCGCGGCCGGGGGAGCGGTTGTGGGACGTCGGCGCGGGCTCGGGCAGCATCGCCGTCGAGTGGTGTCGCAGCGCGGCGGGCTGCACCGCGGTGGCGTTCGAACGCGACGAACGGCGCCGGCGCAACATCGAGCGGAACGCCACCGCCTTCGGCGTCGACATCGACGTGCGTGCCGAAGCGCCCGGCCAGTTCGAGGGCGCCCCAACGCCGGCGGCCATTTTTCTCGGCGGGGGACTGACCCAACCCGGCCTCCTGGACGCCTGCCTGGCCAACCTGCCGGCCAACGGCCGCCTGGTCGCCAACGCGGTCACCATCGAATCGGAATCCCTACTTGCCCAGGTGAATTCGCAATATGGCGGTGAATTGCGGCGCTTCCAGCACTACCACAGTGAGCCGCTGGGCGGCTTTACCGGCTGGCACCCGCAGCGGCCGGTGACGCAATGGACGGTGACCAAGGTGACCAAGCAATGA
- the bla gene encoding class A beta-lactamase, with product MNASSSQPALPRRALLLAMATCVPLAGCARSGGGAHPASTTAAPAADLQNRFAELEHRYAARLGVYMPATGTTAAIAYRADERFAFCSTFKALLVAAVLHQYPLSHLDKMVTYTSADIRSISPITQQHVATGMSIGELCDAAIRYSDGTAANLLLAEVGGTSGFTGYLRGLGDSVSRLDQEEPELNRDPPGDERDTTTPHAIALDYQQVVLGDALPADKRAMLTDWMARNTTGAKRIRAGFPADWKVIDKTGSGDYGRANDVAVVWSPAGVSHVVAILSDRASGGYDAEWSEALVADAARCVAEVLA from the coding sequence ATGAACGCATCGAGTTCACAGCCGGCGCTGCCGCGCCGTGCCTTACTACTGGCCATGGCCACGTGTGTTCCGCTCGCCGGATGTGCCCGCAGCGGCGGCGGCGCTCACCCGGCCTCGACCACGGCAGCACCGGCAGCGGATCTGCAGAATCGCTTCGCCGAACTCGAACACCGATATGCGGCCCGGCTGGGCGTATATATGCCGGCAACCGGCACGACGGCGGCAATCGCCTACCGCGCCGACGAGCGGTTCGCCTTCTGCTCCACATTCAAGGCGCTGCTCGTTGCGGCGGTGCTGCACCAGTATCCGCTCAGCCACCTGGACAAGATGGTCACCTACACCAGCGCCGACATCCGGTCGATCTCGCCGATCACCCAGCAGCATGTCGCTACCGGGATGAGCATTGGCGAACTCTGTGACGCGGCAATCCGTTACAGCGACGGCACCGCCGCCAACCTGTTGCTGGCCGAGGTCGGCGGGACCTCGGGGTTCACCGGCTACCTGCGCGGCCTGGGCGACTCGGTGAGCCGCTTGGACCAGGAGGAACCGGAGCTGAACCGCGACCCTCCCGGCGACGAGCGCGACACCACCACTCCCCACGCGATCGCGCTGGACTATCAGCAGGTTGTTCTCGGCGACGCGTTGCCGGCCGACAAACGGGCGATGCTCACCGACTGGATGGCGCGCAACACCACGGGAGCTAAACGGATCAGGGCCGGGTTTCCCGCGGACTGGAAAGTGATCGACAAGACCGGTTCAGGTGACTACGGCCGGGCCAACGATGTGGCAGTGGTGTGGTCGCCCGCCGGCGTGTCCCACGTGGTGGCGATCTTGTCCGATCGCGCCTCCGGCGGGTACGACGCCGAATGGAGCGAAGCGCTGGTCGCGGATGCGGCCAGGTGCGTCGCCGAAGTTCTCGCGTAG
- the cobM gene encoding precorrin-4 C(11)-methyltransferase — MTVYFIGAGPGAADLITVRGQRLLERCPVCLYAGSIMPKDLLAHCPPDAKIVDTGPLTLEQIVTELATADAAGHDVARLHSGDPSLYSALAEQCRRLDALGIGYEIVPGVPAFAAAAAALKRELTVPGVAQTVTLSRIATLSTPMPPGEDLATLAKSGATLVLHLAAAQIDAIVPQLLSGGYRPETPTAVVAFASWPQQCVLRGTLAGIAAQMHDAGITKTAVIIVGDVLAAAGFTDSYLYSTARREGH, encoded by the coding sequence ATGACGGTCTACTTCATCGGAGCCGGACCGGGTGCCGCGGATCTGATCACCGTCCGGGGCCAGCGGCTCCTCGAACGGTGCCCGGTGTGTCTGTACGCGGGCTCCATCATGCCGAAAGACCTGCTCGCACACTGCCCGCCGGACGCGAAGATCGTCGACACGGGTCCGCTGACGTTGGAACAGATCGTCACCGAACTCGCGACCGCCGATGCCGCCGGCCACGACGTGGCCCGGCTGCACTCGGGTGACCCGTCGCTGTACAGCGCGCTCGCCGAACAATGCCGCCGCCTGGATGCGCTGGGCATCGGCTACGAAATCGTGCCGGGCGTACCGGCTTTCGCCGCCGCCGCAGCCGCTCTGAAACGGGAGCTCACCGTCCCCGGAGTGGCCCAGACGGTGACGTTGAGCCGAATCGCGACCCTGTCCACACCGATGCCGCCCGGCGAAGACCTGGCAACGCTGGCCAAGTCCGGCGCCACCCTGGTGTTGCACCTGGCCGCCGCCCAGATCGACGCCATCGTTCCGCAGCTGCTATCCGGCGGCTACCGCCCCGAAACGCCCACCGCCGTCGTCGCTTTCGCGAGCTGGCCACAGCAGTGTGTGCTGCGTGGCACGCTGGCCGGCATCGCCGCACAGATGCACGACGCGGGCATCACCAAGACCGCCGTCATCATCGTCGGCGACGTGCTGGCGGCTGCCGGCTTCACCGACAGCTACCTGTACTCGACCGCACGCCGGGAGGGGCATTGA
- a CDS encoding MmpS family transport accessory protein, with the protein MLTFLKRGWIPLVVVIALVAGGIAVDRLRGVFGSDPIFTWTGANSGVIESINTKRVTYEVFGPAGTAGSVSYLNKETQPEQASFTSLPWTYTMTTTIPAVIANVVAQGNSDSIGCRITVNGAVKDEQSSSGHHAQAFCLVKAA; encoded by the coding sequence GTGCTCACCTTTCTCAAGCGAGGTTGGATACCGCTCGTTGTCGTCATCGCGCTTGTCGCCGGGGGCATAGCCGTGGACAGGCTCCGCGGCGTCTTCGGTTCCGATCCGATCTTTACCTGGACGGGCGCCAACTCGGGCGTGATCGAGTCGATCAATACCAAACGGGTGACCTATGAGGTGTTCGGGCCCGCCGGCACCGCGGGAAGTGTGAGCTACCTGAACAAGGAGACCCAGCCCGAACAAGCCAGCTTCACCAGCCTGCCCTGGACGTACACGATGACGACGACGATACCGGCCGTTATCGCCAACGTTGTGGCGCAAGGCAACAGCGACAGCATCGGGTGCCGCATCACCGTCAACGGTGCCGTCAAGGACGAACAATCGTCCAGCGGGCACCACGCGCAGGCCTTCTGTCTGGTGAAGGCCGCATGA
- a CDS encoding cobalt-precorrin-6A reductase, producing MTRLLLLGGTAEGRALAARLHPHVDIVSSLAGRVPDPALPVGPVRIGGFGGVDGLRRWLVDEHIDAVVDATHPFAATITAHAAQVCGELNKPYLVLARPPWDPGDAIVVASDTQAAEAVEHQHFRRIFLTTGRSGVKAFAGSAAWFLIRAVTAPDDTVLPRRHQLVLSRGPYRYDDELGLLREHDIGALVTKNSGGDMTRAKLDAAAALDIPVVMVARPPLPAGIATVGTVAEAAAWVAGLN from the coding sequence TTGACGCGACTGCTACTGCTCGGCGGCACCGCCGAGGGACGCGCGCTGGCCGCAAGGCTGCACCCGCACGTCGACATCGTCAGCTCGCTGGCCGGCCGGGTGCCCGACCCCGCGCTGCCGGTCGGCCCGGTGCGAATCGGCGGGTTCGGTGGCGTCGACGGCCTGCGGCGCTGGTTGGTCGACGAACACATCGACGCCGTCGTCGACGCCACCCACCCCTTTGCGGCGACCATCACCGCGCACGCCGCGCAGGTCTGCGGTGAACTGAACAAGCCCTATCTGGTGCTGGCCCGCCCGCCGTGGGATCCCGGCGACGCGATCGTCGTGGCGTCGGATACCCAGGCTGCCGAAGCGGTTGAACACCAACACTTTCGACGCATCTTCCTGACCACGGGCCGCTCGGGTGTCAAGGCTTTCGCCGGCAGCGCCGCGTGGTTTTTGATCCGCGCGGTCACCGCACCCGACGACACCGTGTTGCCGCGCCGTCACCAGCTGGTGCTGTCCCGCGGCCCGTATCGTTACGACGACGAACTCGGGCTGCTGCGCGAGCACGACATCGGCGCGCTGGTCACCAAGAACAGCGGCGGCGACATGACCAGGGCCAAGCTGGATGCCGCTGCGGCACTTGACATTCCGGTAGTTATGGTGGCGCGCCCACCGCTTCCCGCAGGCATCGCGACTGTCGGCACCGTGGCGGAAGCCGCCGCCTGGGTCGCCGGACTGAACTAA
- the sigC gene encoding RNA polymerase sigma factor SigC, whose translation MTAATDDEAVTELALAAATGNARALEAFIKATQQDVWRFVTYLSDAGSADDLTQETFLRAIGSIHRFSGRSSARTWLLSIARRVVADHIRYLRSRPRSAPGADPERLLDGHAHARGFEELVEVTTMIAQLTADQREALLLTQLLGLSYADAAAVCGCPVGTIRSRVARARDALLADTERDELTG comes from the coding sequence ATGACCGCGGCAACCGACGACGAGGCCGTCACCGAACTGGCCTTGGCGGCTGCAACCGGCAACGCGCGGGCGCTCGAGGCGTTCATCAAAGCCACTCAGCAAGACGTGTGGCGGTTCGTGACCTACCTGTCGGATGCGGGCAGCGCCGATGATCTGACCCAGGAAACCTTTCTGCGCGCGATCGGCTCCATTCACCGGTTCTCGGGGCGCTCCAGCGCCCGCACCTGGTTGCTTTCGATCGCGCGGCGTGTGGTGGCCGATCACATCCGCTATCTGCGGTCACGGCCCCGAAGCGCACCCGGCGCCGATCCGGAACGTCTGCTCGACGGCCACGCTCACGCTCGTGGTTTCGAGGAGCTCGTCGAAGTGACCACGATGATCGCCCAACTCACCGCCGATCAGCGCGAGGCGCTGTTGCTCACGCAGTTGCTCGGGTTGTCCTATGCCGATGCAGCGGCGGTGTGCGGCTGCCCGGTCGGCACCATCCGGTCCCGAGTCGCTCGGGCGCGCGATGCGCTGCTGGCCGATACCGAACGCGACGAACTGACCGGTTAG
- the cobG gene encoding precorrin-3B synthase, giving the protein MARSRDTDACPGALQVHQAADGALVRVRLPGGRIAAAQLGVLAEASTRFGSGTLELTSRGNVQLRGITEVATVAAAIAEAGLLPSATHERVRNIVASPLSGRAGGNADIRDWVDELDAAICAEPRLAGLGGRFWFSLDDGRGDVSGLAADVGVHVYDDGCALTLAGRDTGTRVGDVTATLVRMALRFIEVRGKHWRITELSDLDVLLPGMQPGAAFPPATMPPVGWIAQDDGRVTVGAAVPLGVLPARIAEYVAAIEAPLVVTPWRSLLICDLDEAVADTVLRVLAPLGLVFDENSPWLRVSACTGSPGCARSVADVRADAARELDADTVGHRHFVGCERACGSPLSGEVLVATGDGYRALRNNDTLG; this is encoded by the coding sequence ATGGCCCGATCCCGCGACACCGATGCGTGCCCGGGCGCGCTACAGGTGCACCAGGCCGCCGACGGCGCGCTGGTACGGGTTCGGTTGCCGGGTGGCCGCATTGCCGCGGCGCAACTGGGCGTGCTGGCCGAGGCGTCAACCCGTTTCGGCTCGGGAACGCTGGAGCTGACGTCGCGCGGCAATGTGCAGTTGCGCGGTATCACCGAGGTGGCAACGGTCGCCGCGGCGATCGCCGAGGCGGGCCTGTTGCCGTCGGCGACGCATGAACGGGTCCGCAATATCGTCGCCTCACCACTGTCGGGGCGAGCGGGTGGAAACGCCGACATCCGGGACTGGGTCGACGAGCTGGACGCCGCGATCTGCGCAGAGCCCCGGCTCGCCGGCCTGGGCGGCCGGTTCTGGTTCAGCCTTGACGACGGCCGCGGCGACGTCTCGGGTCTGGCTGCCGACGTCGGTGTGCACGTCTATGACGACGGCTGCGCCCTGACGCTGGCCGGCCGGGACACCGGGACGCGGGTCGGCGATGTCACCGCGACGCTGGTCCGAATGGCGCTACGGTTCATCGAGGTACGTGGAAAACATTGGCGCATAACGGAATTGAGTGACCTCGACGTCCTGCTGCCCGGCATGCAACCGGGTGCGGCCTTCCCGCCCGCCACCATGCCCCCGGTGGGCTGGATAGCCCAAGACGACGGCCGCGTCACGGTGGGCGCCGCCGTCCCGCTGGGGGTATTGCCCGCCCGGATCGCCGAGTACGTGGCCGCGATCGAGGCTCCCCTGGTGGTCACGCCGTGGCGATCCTTGCTGATCTGCGATCTTGACGAGGCCGTTGCCGACACCGTGCTGCGGGTGCTGGCGCCGCTGGGCCTGGTGTTCGACGAGAACTCGCCGTGGCTTCGGGTCAGCGCGTGCACCGGCAGCCCCGGCTGTGCGCGCTCGGTCGCCGACGTCCGGGCCGACGCGGCCCGTGAGCTGGACGCGGACACCGTCGGGCACCGGCATTTCGTCGGCTGCGAACGGGCTTGCGGCAGCCCGCTGTCCGGCGAGGTGCTGGTGGCCACCGGGGACGGATACCGAGCGCTTCGAAACAACGACACCTTAGGGTGA